One window from the genome of Roseomonas haemaphysalidis encodes:
- a CDS encoding branched-chain amino acid ABC transporter permease encodes MILLQQVINGLMLGGLYALVAVSFTFVIGMLNFLNFSIPGLFMLGGMLSWALMVPYGLPWWAAVPIALVAGIAASLLVERFTYRYMRTRFGDATEHAIPLVSSIGFLILFQGLVQIQWGAELHSFPSPWQDTSMRLGGLLISIPQVVSLALALALVFGLTVLLRSSALGRQLRAVAESPDTAQLLGIDLPKLIPAVFVVAGLLSALAGVLFALNYQQVSPIMGDEISSFAMAAMVVGGLGNVWGAIAGGLLLGLLEVLTIFFFGAKVIKLAVWGALFLLILIRPQGLFGRPSVGKGKF; translated from the coding sequence ATGATTCTGCTGCAGCAGGTCATCAACGGGCTGATGCTGGGCGGGCTCTACGCGCTGGTCGCGGTCAGCTTCACCTTCGTCATCGGCATGCTGAACTTCCTGAACTTCTCCATCCCCGGCCTCTTCATGCTGGGCGGCATGCTGAGCTGGGCGCTGATGGTCCCCTATGGCCTGCCCTGGTGGGCGGCGGTGCCGATCGCGTTGGTGGCCGGCATCGCCGCCTCGCTGCTGGTGGAGCGCTTCACCTACCGCTACATGCGCACCCGCTTCGGCGATGCCACCGAGCATGCGATTCCTCTTGTCAGCTCCATCGGCTTCCTGATCCTGTTCCAGGGGCTGGTGCAGATCCAGTGGGGGGCGGAGCTGCACAGCTTCCCCTCGCCCTGGCAGGACACCAGCATGCGGCTGGGCGGATTGCTGATCAGCATCCCGCAGGTCGTATCCCTGGCGCTGGCCCTCGCCCTGGTGTTCGGGCTGACGGTGCTGCTGCGCTCCAGCGCGCTCGGTCGCCAGCTGCGCGCCGTGGCGGAAAGCCCGGACACGGCGCAGCTGCTGGGCATCGACCTGCCCAAGCTGATCCCGGCGGTCTTCGTGGTGGCGGGGCTGCTGTCGGCGCTGGCCGGCGTGCTGTTCGCGCTGAACTACCAGCAGGTCTCGCCCATCATGGGCGACGAGATCTCTTCCTTCGCCATGGCGGCGATGGTCGTCGGCGGGCTCGGCAACGTTTGGGGCGCCATCGCCGGCGGGCTCTTGCTGGGACTGCTGGAGGTGCTGACCATCTTCTTCTTCGGCGCCAAGGTCATCAAGCTGGCGGTCTGGGGCGCGCTGTTCCTCTTGATCCTGATCCGCCCGCAGGGGCTGTTCGGCCGCCCCTCCGTCGGCAAGGGGAAGTTCTGA
- a CDS encoding branched-chain amino acid ABC transporter permease, producing the protein MSGYVAGILAVFSINLLLAYAVFLPAAAGMLNLGAAGFMAIGAYVSAYLDVQYALPLPVCLLAGTLASTVMGCLVAFPILRTKGVYMVLATLAFGEIVAGALINMEAVGGAAGFPVTSFIDMPVIAALAALGVLLVVYILSTRFGLAMRSIHDDEQATALFGINVRRVKVMAFTIGAGFAGLAGALYGHHYNYIEVANFNLMLSTYTLLYVLIGGTQTAFGPLVGAAIFSILPEALRGSEQWRFVIFAVLIIAVMALRPEGVVTRHGLARLFGRKAAS; encoded by the coding sequence ATGAGCGGCTACGTCGCCGGTATCCTCGCCGTCTTTTCCATCAACCTCCTGCTGGCCTATGCGGTGTTCCTGCCGGCCGCCGCCGGCATGCTGAACCTCGGCGCCGCCGGCTTCATGGCGATCGGCGCCTATGTTTCCGCCTATCTGGACGTGCAGTACGCGCTGCCGCTGCCGGTCTGCCTGCTGGCGGGCACGCTGGCCAGCACCGTCATGGGTTGCCTGGTGGCCTTCCCGATCCTGCGCACCAAGGGCGTCTACATGGTGCTGGCGACACTGGCCTTCGGCGAGATCGTCGCCGGCGCGCTGATCAACATGGAAGCCGTGGGCGGCGCCGCCGGCTTCCCGGTCACGTCCTTTATCGACATGCCGGTGATCGCTGCCCTCGCGGCGCTCGGCGTGCTGCTGGTGGTCTACATCCTGTCCACCCGCTTCGGGCTGGCGATGCGCTCCATCCACGACGACGAGCAGGCGACGGCGCTGTTCGGCATCAACGTGCGCCGGGTAAAGGTCATGGCCTTCACCATCGGCGCCGGCTTCGCCGGGCTGGCGGGCGCGCTCTACGGCCACCACTACAACTACATCGAGGTCGCCAACTTCAACCTGATGCTCAGCACCTACACGCTGCTGTATGTGCTGATCGGCGGCACGCAGACCGCCTTCGGGCCGTTGGTCGGCGCCGCCATCTTCTCCATCCTGCCGGAGGCGCTGCGCGGCAGCGAGCAGTGGCGCTTCGTCATCTTCGCGGTGCTGATCATCGCCGTCATGGCGCTGCGGCCGGAAGGCGTGGTGACGCGGCATGGCTTGGCGCGGCTGTTCGGCCGCAAGGCAGCCTCGTGA